A window of Flavobacterium psychrophilum genomic DNA:
TTGCTATCAGAGTTGTAAATGTCTATAAATATTTGACATCTGAGAACAATGAGTATGTTTTATCTAAGCAACTTTTGAGATGTGGTACTTCTATCGGAGCCAATATAGAAGAGGCTATTGGTGGACAAAGTAAAAAAGACTTTATTGCTAAGCTCGCAATTTCCTATAAAGAAGCAAGGGAGGCACATTATTGGATTAGAATATTAAAAGATACCGATTATTTAAGTCAGGAGCAAAGTGCAAGTTTACTGAATGATGTTGATGAACTTCTTCGAATAATTGGAACTATTCAGAAAACTATGCGTAATTCGTAATTTGAAATTCATAATTTATAAAAATGGTTGCTAAATACAAAAAATACGTTCTTGACTTTAAGCGTGCAAGCGGTACATCCCGCGGGGTGCTTACGCAAAAAGAAACCTGGTTTATTATTCTTGAAAAAGATGGCAAACAAGGGATAGGGGAGTGTGGTATATTACGATCATTAAGTATTGATGACAGGCCGGATTATGAAGATCAGTTGAAATGGACCTGCGATAATATTCATTTAGGCGAAGATCAATTATGGGAGGCGTTAACAGAATTCCCTTCGATTCAGTTTGGAGTAGAAATGGCCTTTCAGTCATTAAAATCAGATTCTCCATATTTGCTTTTTCCTTCGGATTTTACAGATGATAAGAAAGAAATTGCCATAAACGGACTGGTTTGGATGGGTGAAAAAACCTATATGAAGCAACAAATTGAAGAAAAGCTGCAACAGGGATTCAACTGCATTAAATTAAAAATAGGTGCTATCGATTTTCAGAATGAGCTTGATCTTTTGGCGTTTATTCGTGAGCACTTTTCTGCAGAAAAGATAGAAATTCGTGTAGACGCTAATGGTGCTTTTACTTCTAATAACGCTTTATATAAATTGAATCAATTACATAAATATCAATTACATAGTATTGAACAACCTATAAAGCAGGGGCAGACTGAAGCCATGGCAGGATTGTGTAAAGTTACTCCTTTCCCAATCGCCTTGGATGAAGAACTGATAGGTGTTTTTGGTTACGAGAACAAGAAACGATTGTTAGAAGATATACAACCCCAATACATCATTTTGAAGCCAAGCCTTGTTGGCGGTTTCCGAGGATCCAAGGAGTGGATAGAACTGGCAGAAAAACTTAATATTGGATGGTGGATAACATCTGCACTGGAAAGTAACATCGGACTAAATGCCATTGCGCAATGGACATACCTCCAAAATAATCCTATGCCACAGGGGTTGGGAACCGGTGCATTATACACCAATAATTTTGATTCTCCATTAGAAGTTAAAAACGGAAAACTATTTTATAACCCAGATATTAACTGGAATGTAAATCTTTAATAAAGAAAAGGCGGTAACATTTATTACCGCCTTTAAATTTTATGCTTCTGCAGCTTTATTGGTAACAATAGCACCTAGGCAACTTTCCGGTATATTAAATGCGTTTACTAAAGGAACAGCATCCTGTCTTATTTCCCAACACAACTGGCTAACAAGCTTACGAACAGCTTTGGTTTTTACACCTTCCATATAACCTTGCTCTAAATACCATGCTTTGTGTTCTTCAATTTTATTAAGGGCAAATAAATTGTATAGCTTTTCTAATACTTCCTTAACTCCTGCATCGGTAACTAATTCCAGATTTGCCTGAAACTGTTCAAGGAAAACACGATCAAGATAGCTATCCGAAATTTGTATCATGTGAGGATGCATGACATTGGCTGCATCAAATGCATCAAGACCATCATCAACAAGTTTTTTAAACCTTCTTGCCGCAGAACTTACTATTTCTTTCTCTCTGTATAAAAATGCCTGTAGATGAAAGTTTTTATCTTTTAAATGTTGCTCGTCTGTGTTTCGTGTAGCAAAAGGATTTTTTTCTGTAATTGAGGTCTTTGCCTGATCCAATACGTAATTAAATATCGTTGAAACATTCATTTCTCCAAACTGTTTACGGAATTCACCTAAACGGTTTTTAGCAGTAAGCTGCATCAATACAGTATTGTCACCTTCAAATGTGGTATATATCTCGGTGTCATTTTTAAGATCGTCTATACGATTCTCGCTAAGATATCCTTTACCGCCACAGGCTTCACGGCATTCTTGAAGAGTATCGCGGGTATTCCAGGTAGAATATGATTTCATTCCTGCAGCTAACGCTTCGATCTCCTGCATTTCTTCTTCCTTACGATTGACAAAACGCTTGGTTAAATATTGTAATCCAAAGTGAATAGCATAGGCGTTAGCCAAATAAGGCATAAGCCTGCGTTGGTGCATTCTGTAATTCAGAATCGGAACTTCAGTTCCTCCTTCTGGCCCAAACTGCCTACGTTTGTCGCCATACTTAATAGCAATAGTCAATCCTGTTTTAGCAGCTGCCAAAGCAGAACGCGGAATACCAATACGCCCGCCAACTAGTGTGCCCAGCATGGTGAAAAAGCGCCTGTTATCACTTGGTATTGGGCTTTCGAATTCTCCATTTTCATTAACCTGCGCAAAACGGTCAAGCATATTTTCATAAGGAATAACAACGTTTTTAAACGTAAGTATTCCGTTATCGACACCATTTAAACCCATTTTATGGCCACAGTCTTCAATAGTAACTCCTTCAAGCACATTTTTTTCAGTATCACGAATAGGAACTACAAAAGCATTTACGCCATAATCCTTATCGTTAATTACAAGCTTGGCAAAAACAGTAACCATTTCTCCATGGTTAGCCGTATTACCAATATACTCTTTACGATCATATTTTTCAGGAGTATTTATGGTGAAAGTCCTGTCGTTGTGATTATACGTAGCTGTTGTGCGTACACCCTTCACGTTAGACCCATGATGTGTTTCTGTCATAGCGAAACCTCCGGGTAATTTTAACGTACCGATATCCTTTAGATATTTCTTATAATGTTTTTCTGTACCTAGTGAAAGTATACTCATTCCCCACAGTCCAAACTGTACGCCGAACTTAATCACAAGACTTAAGTCATGGTAGCTAAGCGTTTCCATTACAGAAAAGTAACCTTCAATGTCATCTTTACCGCCGTGTTCTTTGGGGTAGGCATACGCCCCCAAATCATGTTTTGATAGCGACTTGCTCCAGTCTAAGACTTTTTCCCTGTACTCCATAATATTCTCCGGAATATCTAAAGCAAATTCAGGGGAAGATATAAGTTCTTTGACCTTGTTTATGGTTGTTGCCTGGCTACCATCAAGAAAATCAGTTAGCAGCTTTACATCAAAGCTTTCAACTGTTTTATACTTATCGGTTATCGTGTCACGTTTTTCATTGAACCCGGAGATAACCTCGCGGCTCATAACACCAAGCTCAGATTCCATTTTAGCAAAAGCTTCCCCGATATTTCTTATATCTTCATCGTTTAACGACTGTCTCTCTGAGTTAGCTATAAGAATGCCCAGTTCGGTAAGGTTTGACGGCTTTTGAATAGTATCCAGCGCTTTATCTATCTTTTCTTTCCAGTGAAAAAGTTCAGAGCGGCTAGGAGGGGAGGTATAATCTATTTTCGATTTAAGGAATTCTTTTTCAGCCTTAGTAATCCAGTCTTGTTTGTTTATAAAATCATTAAGCGTTGTAAATTCATTCTTGGTTAAAAAATCATCCTGCCACGCTAAGTAAAAGACAGGAATAAGTATGCTGAGTTTGGGATCGTTATTAAAAGTAATGTCCATAATGTGAGTTTTAAAACTTAAAAATAAGCAATTAGCCCCAGCTATATATGAAAAATAGTGTTAAACTAAGTCGTGAATCTTAGCATATTGTAACAACATAATTGTCTTAGCATCTTTAATTTCACCGGTTTCAATCATTTGCATTGCTTTGCTAAAAGAAAGTTCTAAAACTTCAATATTTTCCTGTTCTTTATCCAAACCGCCACCTTCGCTAGTTTTCATAGTATCAGAGTAAGCTGCAACATAGAAATAAAGTATCTCAGTTACGGATCCCGGAGACATATATACTTCCATAATTTTCTTTACATCGGATACAGTATATCCCGTTTCTTCTTCAGTTTCACGGCGTATGGTTTCCTCGGGATTATTTTCATCAATAACACCTGCACAGGCTTCAATCATAAGGCCGTCTTTATTACCATTAAACCAGGTGGGTAGTCTAAATTGCTGTGTAAGGATAACTGTTCCTTTTTGCTTGTTATACAGCAGAATAACGGCGCCATTGCCACGATTATATACTTCGCGTTCCTGAGTTTGCCATGAGCCATCTTTAAGCTGATAATCGTATTTTACTTTATTTAATTTTCCCCAGTTATCAGATAATACAGTAGTTGATTGAATATTTACTTTTTCAGACATAGAATTGTTTTGGAATTAATATTTATAGATAACGCACTAATTAAATAAAATTACGCTAATCAGGAAAGTTTTTACAGAGCTTTATATTATGTAAAGTATTAAAATTACTTTTTTAACTATAATGGTATTCCCTGAACTTTAAAACTTTTTATATTTACGCAAATATTAATCTGATTTAAACCAAATGAAAAAATTACTAATCTGTATGATGCTGGCGTTTGCCTTTAGCATGAATGCCCAGGATAAATCTGTGCCATTATCAATTAAAAATTTTGAGCTGTATTCAAATTTAAAAAAATCAAATTCGTTTAAAGATTTTCCGGCGTTGCCTGAAAATGTCACTGAACATTATGTTGGCGGAGAATTACAATACACAACAGCAGAAACAGAAAAATTTACGCTTAAGATTATGGCTGATGGTGAATTTAGGTTTAAGATGAAAAAGCCGGCAACAACATTTATAGATCAGTCGTATTACATAAGGTTTCCAAATAATACAGTATTTGGATATGCAATGCAGACAAGGAAGGACGGAACAGTTCAGCTGACTGTTTACCAAGGAGAAAAATTTGTATATACCGGAGAAGTTAAGAAATAGCTTTAAAACAATATATTAGCGGGTTCTGCCCGCTTTTTTATAATCCTCCATTTGACTTATAATGTATATTATGTAAAATAATAAATATACTTTTTACTTCTTTTTTATGGTTTCAGTTATAAACAATAAAAAAGCACATTACCATATTAAGATAATGTGCTTCTATTTAAATTGAGCCTAAATTATTTTACAGATACCGGAATATCTAAATGTTCCCAGCTAAGTGTAATATTATTTTTTCCTACTGTGTAAACAAGTCCTTCGTTAGCTTTAGAAGATTTCTTTGTCTTAACGTTTACACGTAATTGATCCTGAGCTTCATCATAATTAAAAGCATTCATTTTTGCATCTTTGCTAAAAATTACTGTAGCATTACCTTTTTCGGGAATTACATAAACGTTATATTTTCCTGCAGGTAAATCTTTACCTGCAACTTTAAGTGCTTTATCTGTTTCAATTGTCGTAGCAGCATTAGCACCAGCACGCCAAACTTTTCCGTAAGGTACTAATTCACCCCATATAGTTCTTCCTTTAACAGATGGGCTACTATAATTAATAGTAATGTTAGCACCATTAATTGTTCCTTTAGCCGTCGCAGCCGGACTTGCAGGTTTTTTGTCCTGTGCTACAGCGATTGTTGTAAAAAACACTGTCATAAACAGTGTTGCAATTTTTGCAGTAAATTTCATTTTTATAATGTTATGGTTAATTAAAGCGTAAATTTAAACAAGCATTTCTGCATAAATTATATTGATGCCAATTTTAACAAACCTTTAAGGATTTGCTGTAGGCTTTTTACTTTCATACAATCTTAAAAAGCATTACTTTTAAAATTCATTACTATCATTATGAAAAACCCTGTTGCCCAAAGCATTGTAGATTTTCTTAAGCATTTTCCTCCATTTAGTTTTTTGGAAAGTGCTGAACTTAGCAGTATTGCAGAACATTCTAAGATTATATATTTGGAAAAAAACCAGATTTTATTTAAAGGTGGCGATGCTACACACACCGACTTTTACATTGTAAAAGATGGTGCGGTTGGACTTTCAATTACTTCTGATGCAGAAGAGACACTTATAGACAAATGTGACGAAGGCGATATTTTAGGATTACGCCCATTTTTTGCTAAAAATGATTACTTAATGACGGCTAAAGCCCGTGAAGAAGCCATTGTGTGTGCTGTCCCTATCGCTGTTTTTCAGCCATATGTTACGGAAAATTCAAAAGTTTTGGAGTTTTTACTTGAGAGTTTTGCTTCGCAAACACGTAATCCATACGATAAGGAACGCCAGGGAAAACTTATTTCTGAAAATAGCTTTAGCGATCAGGTAGCCGATATACAATATTTTCAACCCATTAAATATACAAGGAATCCTATAACTGCAAATGCAGACGATATCCTGAAGTTTATTGCCAAAACTATGGCTAACAGCGCCATTGGCAGTGTCATAATTCAGGAAAATCAATTGCCTATTGGTATTATTACAGACAGGGATCTACGGTCTAAAATTGCAACTGGCCTCTACTCTATTGATATTGATGCCCGTACAGTAATGACAAGCCCTGTAATAACCGTGCCCGAAAATATTTCTATAGCTGAGGCTCAAATGATTATGCTTAAACATAATGTTGGGCATTTATGTGTTACCCGCGATGGAAGTAATAAGTCAGCTATTAGCGGTATAATCAGTGAGCACGATGTTGTTGCTGCCCAGTCTAATACTCCGGGTGTGTTGCTTAAGCAAACCAGGCGTTCAACAAATGCTAAAGAACTTAAATATGTTCGTGAAAAACTCACTGATCTTATTCAGAGTTCTATAGATACAAACATACCTGTATCACATATATCTAACATCGTTGCCGAGATAAACATTGCGCTTACACGACGTGCTATTGAGCTATCTGTAATTAAAATGGGATCTCCCCCACCAGTTGGATTTACGTGGGTAAATGTTGGTAGTCAGGGGCGTAAAGAGCAATTGTTACGTACAGATCAGGATAATGCACTTATATTTGAGGATGTTCCTGCGGAAAAATATGAGGATGTAAAAACATACTTCCACGAACTGGCAGAACACGTAAATGAAATACTTGAGAAGGTAGGTTATGAACCCTCTCCTACCGGTCTTTTGGCTAGCAATCCGTTATGGTGCAAATCATTATCAGGATGGATCAAGCAATACAATTCATGGATCAACACTCCGGCAGAGAAAGGTGTTGAATTAAGCACTACTTTTTTTGACTTTGACTTTATATATGGAGCGCCTGACCTTGAAGATGCATTAACCGAGAACATATTACACAACATCAATCACAATAAAAAATTCTTCGGATACCTCGCAGCAGATACGTTAAGAAATCCACCACCACTTGGTTTCTTCAGGCAGTTTCTTGTTGAGAATGATGGCGAACACAAGGACAGTTTCGACATTAAAAGCCGCGCACTTGAACCTCTTATAGATGCAGCCAGATTGTTATCGCTTAGCCTTAATATTCTGGAAGTAACGAATACATACCATCGCTTTAAAAAGCTGGCTGAAATAGAACCTAAAAATGCTGAACTTTATGAAGAGTGTGCTGAAGCATTTAATATCCTTATGCGTTTCAGGACCGAGGAGGGTTTAATAAACAATTCTAACGGCAGGTATTTAAATCTGGATGAGTTATCAAAAACAGATAAAGTTAAGCTGAAAAATTGTTTTCAGCCAATCAATGATATCCAGGATATGATTAAAAACCGTTTTCCCATCACCTATATAAACTAACACTATGGCTTTTGACTGGTTAACAGGTAATAACCTTCCTCAATTTTGGAAAAATTATGTTTCGCTTTTTGACGACGACGATGAGAAGTCGCGAAAACGTTACGTTGTTTTTGATATGGAAACTACAGGACTCGACTGGAGAGAAGATGTTATTCTTTCTATAGGAGGAATTGGGGTTGCTTCAAATGCTATACATATAGGAGATTATTTTGAGGTATCAATTAAACAGGATGGTTTTTCGCCTCAGTCTGTAGCTTTACAGGGAGCGTTGAAAGATGATGAAAAAGTTGTAGAAGCTGAAGCTTTGATCCAATTCCTTAACTTCGCTAAAGATGCAATACTGGTTGGTCATAATGTAAATCTTGACATCGAAATGCTAAATCAGGCTTTGAAACGCCTTGACCTTGGAAGAATTAAAAATCCACTAATGGATACTAATGTGTTGTACCAGCGCTGGAAAGATTTGCCGGATGATACCCAATCTACACTTGATGAAGTTTGTGATGCGTTAAAAATCAAAAAAAACGAATTACATACTGCTTCCGGAAATGCTTACATCACCGCGCTGATATTTTTAAAACTAAAAAAGAAATTAGGAATTCAGGATTGATCGTATTGCTAGCGACAATCTATATCTATTATTATAATTTTTTTGGTTGCTATATATTGTACCAAATGCATTTCAGATTCTGCAGTGCTGTTTTTTACAACAAAAACCTCCTTTATTATTCCATTAGGAATAGTACTATCTTTCTTCCACTTTCTATACAGTAATCCGGTAGGATATAGAAAAGGCATTTTAAAATTATTAGTGTTGTCCAGAAATATAATACGTCGGCAAAAGATTCTTTTTCTTTATCTCCTTTTTATTTAATGGGTTAACCACAAAACAATTATACCTGTTGGTGTTTATAATGGTGTCAGAAAGTTTTCTAACCTCATAATCTTTTAGATTTTCATAATCGCTGTTTCTTTTAGTCCATGTTTTAGGACATTTTAAACTTATAGCTTCCACAAAAAAATCCTCGCGTTTTATTTTATCATAATACCGTTGTCCGCTCTCTAAGGTAAGCCACATGTGTATGCTTTCATTATCGTCGTTAACCCATAACATATAGCTATTATCTTTAGAGTTATAAAATTGATATTGAGTTGTAACCATAGAGCGATTTATGCCTCCCTTTATTTTATATTCCGCTACATAATCGAATTCAAAACTTTTTTGGGCATGACCCGAAAATAGAGAAGACAAGCAGATAAATAATAATAGTCTTAAAATCATCACAAATAGTTTTAATATCCTAAATAAAATAAAAAAAGCGGCCTTACTACAAAGCCGCCATCTTCAATTTAAATAAAAAAATCTAAAGTTTTCCATCCTTAATCTCGTCCACGATTTCAGGATTTAATAATGTCGATGTATCTCCGAAGTTAGAGAAATCGCCTTCGGCAATTTTTCTAAGTATTCTTCTCATAATTTTACCCGAACGTGTTTTTGGTAAACCGGACACGAATTGTATTTTATCAAGCTTCGCAATTGGACCAATATGACTGGATATGTGCTCGTTAATCTCTTTTTGAAGATTTTCCCTGTCACGTCCTGAACCTGACTCTTTAAGGATAATAAATCCGTAAAGCGCATTTCCTTTAACATCGTGAGGGAAACCAACAATAGCAGATTCTGCTACGGCCGGATGCTCATTAATTGCATCTTCAATAGGTGCTGTACCAAGGTTATGCCCTGAAACAATAACAACGTCATCTACCCTACCGGTAATCCTGTAATAGCCTACTTCATCTCTAAGTGCACCATCTCCTGTGAAATATTTACCCGGGAAAGTAGTGAAGTATGTTTCTTTAAAACGCTGATGATCGCCCCATATTGTCCTCGCCATCCCCGGCCACGGAAATTTAATACAAAGGCTGCCTACCACTTGGTTACCTTCAATTTCATTGCGTAATTCATCCATAAGTACCGGTTGCACTCCCGGAAGTGGTAGTGTTGCATAAGTTGGTTTTGTAGGTGTTACAAAAGGAAGCGGCGATATCATAATACCTCCGGTTTCGGTTTGCCACCATGTATCTACAATTGGCGATTTCTTTTTACCAACATGGTCATTGTACCAGTGCCATGCTTCTTCATTAATAGGCTCTCCTACAGATCCTATCACTTTTAGCGTAGAGAGGTCGTGTTTATCTACCCATTCCCAGTTTTCTTTCGCTAACGATCTGATTGCTGTAGGTGCTGTATAAAATTGGGTTACTTTGTGTTTGTCAATTACTTCCCAGAAACGTCCAAAATCAGGATATGAAGGAATACCTTCAAAAATTACGGTTGTAGCACCGTTCAATAATGGTCCGTATAATATATAAGAGTGACCTGTTATCCAGCCAATGTCGGCAGTACACCAGTAAATGTCGTTTTCTTCGTATGCAAATATGTTTTTAAATGTATAAGCAGTGTAAACCATATATCCAGCTGTAGTATGCAACATACCTTTAGGCTTACCTGTAGATCCTGAAGTGTAAAGAATAAATAATGGGTCTTCAGCATCCATAATTTCAGCTACATTGTTACCGACAGCTTCGTCTAATAAAGGCTGAAGCCACTGATCACGGCCTTCTTTCATGTCAACTTTGCCATTAGTTCTCTTGGCTACAAGTACCTTTTCTACAGAAGGGCATTTCTGTAATGCTTCATCTACAATAGATTTCAGTTCAATAGTTTTGTTGCCACGGAAACCACCATCAGAGGTTATAACCATTTTACATGCTGAATCATTAACCCTTGCAGTTACAGCAGAAGCTGAAAAACCTGCAAAAACGACAGAATGTATAGCACCAATTCTTGCACATGCTAAAACAGAGATAGCAAGTTCGGGAATCATAGGAAGATAGATACATACCCTATCCCCTTTTTTTATACCCTGATCGCGAAGAACATTTGCCATTTTAGATACGCGCTCGTACAGTTCGTTATAAGAGATGTGGACTGCCTCTTCTTTCGGGTCGTTCGGTTCAAAAATTATAGCTGTTTTTTCACCTCTTTTAGCCAAATGTCTATCTATACAGTTCTTAGTAATATTAACTTTTGAATTTACAAACCATTTTACCTCGGCTTCCTGCATATCAAATTCTACAACTTTGTCCCATTTCTGGTACCATGTAAAATTTTCATCTGCAATTTTATCCCAAAATTTTCGTGGCTCGCGTATAGATTTATTATAATGCTTAAAATATTGTTCTAAATTTTTAACTTGATAGTAACTCATATCTTTAGTAGTAGTTGTTTATTCGTTAATTAATGTAAATATAGCAAAACATAAACTTTCAATCGATGTATTTATGCTAAAATTCTATACATGACTTACAAGCGTATTCACCTCTTCTACAAGCTTTTTAACCGAAAATGGCTTTGTCATATATAGGTCTGCACCTAATGCTATACCCTTTTCTATATCGCTTGTTTTATTTTTTGCAGAGAGGAAAATTACCCTGCATTTGTTAAGTCTTTCATCCTGTTTAATTTGCTCTAAAGTAGCATATCCGTCAACCATTGGCATCATAACGTCTAAGATTATAATGTCCGGTAATTCCGTTTTTAATATGTCCAGAGCTTCCTGTCCGTCGCGGGCAATAAAAACCTGAAAATTGTTCTTTTTAAAAGTATATTCAAGAGACATAACGATGTTTGGTTCGTCGTCTACTATCAGCATTTTCTTCATATATACACTTTATATTTTAAAGCTTTTTAGGCAATGTAAAGATAAGGCAAGCCCCACCATCTTGGTTATTTTCTGCCCAGATTTTTCCCTTATGATGCTCTATGATCTGGCGGCTGATAGCAAGCCCTAGCCCACTACCTAAAGGCTTCTTAATGTTTTGATTGATCGATTGATAAAACTTGTCGAAGATATTTTCCATATCTTCTGTATTAATTCCTTTACCATTATCTGCTACAAATGTTGTAATTTCATATTGCCCATCATTAGCAGATATCGTAATTATTCCATCCTGATCCGGACAAAATTTAATAGCATTTGACAAAAGATTTGTTATTACCTGAATCATCCTGTCTTCATCATACATAGCAGTAAGATTCTCACTTTTACTTAGTTTAACCTTTATGCCTTTATTCCTTATTAAATGCTGAAGCGGTTCCAAAGCTTTCTCTAAAGTAGCATCAAAATTATGCTGCTGTGCGTTTAATACCTGCTTACCTGTTTCAAACTTTTCAAGGTCAAGTATCTTATCAATAAGCCTGCTCAGCCTGTCTGATTCCGACATTATATTCTGTAAAAACTGTTTTCTTAAATCTTCAGGCATATCTGAATCATCATGCAGTATTTCCCCAGCTGCTTTAATGGCTGTAATTGGAGTTCTTAGCTCATGAGTAACCGTATCCAGAAATTCATCCTTCTGATGATCTTTCCACAGCAGTTTTTCATTTGCTTTTTGAAGTTCTGCAGTAATAGATTTTAACTCATTTGATGTTTCTGTCAGCTTTTTATTGATGATAATATTTTCCTTAGATTCTTCAAGTATTTTAAGTACTTCCGGCAGTGTAATTTCTTCTTCTTTTACCACACTTGAAATCAATATTTTTGCCGAAGCAGTTCCAATATGCCCTGTAAGCAGGTTTTCGGCGAATTTAACGAGCCTGGCATCTGCCAGTTCCTGATTTTTATCTACATCATATTTTACCTGAAAAATATTCATTGCCCTTCGTGTTCTTTCTTCACCAAGGAAACGCTTTAATATCATTGTAATATCACTTGTATAGGCAGTACCTTTCCAGATAAAGGCGTTTTCATGCATCGTAATATATTTGTCAATATCCACAAACATCTCTGCATAGTTGCGCTCCCTGTAGTTCCCTTTAAAGCTGACTGATACGGCCATATAAGTGAAAATATTAAAGAACATACTCCAAAATACTGCATGCGGTACCGGCGACAGATAATCTAATCCTAAAAAAGCGAAAGGTTTTAAAAGCGCTATACCAAAAGGACCGTCATTGATAAAAGTATTGCCTACATGCGTTACGCCTGTAGCATAAGGTATGAGTACGCAATAAGTGCAGACTAAAAATCCTGCTATAATACCTGCTGTCGCGCCATAAAGCGATCCTCTTCTCCAAAATATTGCGCCGAAAAATGATGGTGCCAACTGAGCAATAATCACGAATGATAAAAGCCCTATTGAAACCAGATCGTAATCTAAAACCAAAACCCTGTAAATAAAGTACGAGATAATGATAAGGCTGAAAATGCCCACCTTACGGATGTTTACAATACGCTTTGTGTTCTCTACCTGGTTACCTGTTTGTAACGACCCTAAAAAACCATACGGAATTAATATATTGTTACTCAGCATAGTTGAAAGGCCTATTGACGATACGACAATCATGGATATTGCTGCAGAAAATCCCCCAAGAAAAACCAAAACAGTAATGGTTTGATTGTTCATGAATTGAGGTATGAGTAGCGAATACGTATCTGCGTTTACATCAGACCCTTCAAAAAGTATGTTTCCTCCCCAGGCTATCGGGTATACAAAAATATTAATAAGCAGCATATACAACGGAAACACCCATACTGCGGTTTTTATATGATTTTCGCGATTGTTTTCTATTACCCCCAT
This region includes:
- a CDS encoding mandelate racemase; the encoded protein is MVAKYKKYVLDFKRASGTSRGVLTQKETWFIILEKDGKQGIGECGILRSLSIDDRPDYEDQLKWTCDNIHLGEDQLWEALTEFPSIQFGVEMAFQSLKSDSPYLLFPSDFTDDKKEIAINGLVWMGEKTYMKQQIEEKLQQGFNCIKLKIGAIDFQNELDLLAFIREHFSAEKIEIRVDANGAFTSNNALYKLNQLHKYQLHSIEQPIKQGQTEAMAGLCKVTPFPIALDEELIGVFGYENKKRLLEDIQPQYIILKPSLVGGFRGSKEWIELAEKLNIGWWITSALESNIGLNAIAQWTYLQNNPMPQGLGTGALYTNNFDSPLEVKNGKLFYNPDINWNVNL
- a CDS encoding acyl-CoA oxidase, translating into MDITFNNDPKLSILIPVFYLAWQDDFLTKNEFTTLNDFINKQDWITKAEKEFLKSKIDYTSPPSRSELFHWKEKIDKALDTIQKPSNLTELGILIANSERQSLNDEDIRNIGEAFAKMESELGVMSREVISGFNEKRDTITDKYKTVESFDVKLLTDFLDGSQATTINKVKELISSPEFALDIPENIMEYREKVLDWSKSLSKHDLGAYAYPKEHGGKDDIEGYFSVMETLSYHDLSLVIKFGVQFGLWGMSILSLGTEKHYKKYLKDIGTLKLPGGFAMTETHHGSNVKGVRTTATYNHNDRTFTINTPEKYDRKEYIGNTANHGEMVTVFAKLVINDKDYGVNAFVVPIRDTEKNVLEGVTIEDCGHKMGLNGVDNGILTFKNVVIPYENMLDRFAQVNENGEFESPIPSDNRRFFTMLGTLVGGRIGIPRSALAAAKTGLTIAIKYGDKRRQFGPEGGTEVPILNYRMHQRRLMPYLANAYAIHFGLQYLTKRFVNRKEEEMQEIEALAAGMKSYSTWNTRDTLQECREACGGKGYLSENRIDDLKNDTEIYTTFEGDNTVLMQLTAKNRLGEFRKQFGEMNVSTIFNYVLDQAKTSITEKNPFATRNTDEQHLKDKNFHLQAFLYREKEIVSSAARRFKKLVDDGLDAFDAANVMHPHMIQISDSYLDRVFLEQFQANLELVTDAGVKEVLEKLYNLFALNKIEEHKAWYLEQGYMEGVKTKAVRKLVSQLCWEIRQDAVPLVNAFNIPESCLGAIVTNKAAEA
- a CDS encoding GDP-mannose pyrophosphatase, which codes for MSEKVNIQSTTVLSDNWGKLNKVKYDYQLKDGSWQTQEREVYNRGNGAVILLYNKQKGTVILTQQFRLPTWFNGNKDGLMIEACAGVIDENNPEETIRRETEEETGYTVSDVKKIMEVYMSPGSVTEILYFYVAAYSDTMKTSEGGGLDKEQENIEVLELSFSKAMQMIETGEIKDAKTIMLLQYAKIHDLV
- a CDS encoding nucleotidyltransferase; this encodes MKNPVAQSIVDFLKHFPPFSFLESAELSSIAEHSKIIYLEKNQILFKGGDATHTDFYIVKDGAVGLSITSDAEETLIDKCDEGDILGLRPFFAKNDYLMTAKAREEAIVCAVPIAVFQPYVTENSKVLEFLLESFASQTRNPYDKERQGKLISENSFSDQVADIQYFQPIKYTRNPITANADDILKFIAKTMANSAIGSVIIQENQLPIGIITDRDLRSKIATGLYSIDIDARTVMTSPVITVPENISIAEAQMIMLKHNVGHLCVTRDGSNKSAISGIISEHDVVAAQSNTPGVLLKQTRRSTNAKELKYVREKLTDLIQSSIDTNIPVSHISNIVAEINIALTRRAIELSVIKMGSPPPVGFTWVNVGSQGRKEQLLRTDQDNALIFEDVPAEKYEDVKTYFHELAEHVNEILEKVGYEPSPTGLLASNPLWCKSLSGWIKQYNSWINTPAEKGVELSTTFFDFDFIYGAPDLEDALTENILHNINHNKKFFGYLAADTLRNPPPLGFFRQFLVENDGEHKDSFDIKSRALEPLIDAARLLSLSLNILEVTNTYHRFKKLAEIEPKNAELYEECAEAFNILMRFRTEEGLINNSNGRYLNLDELSKTDKVKLKNCFQPINDIQDMIKNRFPITYIN
- a CDS encoding DNA polymerase III subunit epsilon, with protein sequence MAFDWLTGNNLPQFWKNYVSLFDDDDEKSRKRYVVFDMETTGLDWREDVILSIGGIGVASNAIHIGDYFEVSIKQDGFSPQSVALQGALKDDEKVVEAEALIQFLNFAKDAILVGHNVNLDIEMLNQALKRLDLGRIKNPLMDTNVLYQRWKDLPDDTQSTLDEVCDALKIKKNELHTASGNAYITALIFLKLKKKLGIQD